The sequence GCTTCCTATGTTTTGTGGCTATTACCtagaattttatttacaaattttttagAAACTTGCTTTACATTGTAGCCcaaattttatgtgaattttaccttagTAACTGTcataatcttcacaataacttcatgaaaaattatttttctatcagTTTCACTTCTTTCTTTGCTCACAGCCATCTCTTTTATTCCATGTGTTCCTCTTGGttctatatatactttttattttcagtatcttCAAGTAGTACTTTCAGAAAGCATTATGGGGGTAGAGTTTCtgagtttttaatattaaaaaaatacattagcaTTGCCTTCAAATTTGGATGGTAGTTTGGCTGGGCACAGAAATTTAGGTTAAAAACAATATTCCTTTAGAACTGCAAAGAAATTACTCCATTTTGTTTATTACCCAGGAGTTCAAATGAGAAATTTGACCGCaatctgaatattttttctttaaagtgtttttgttttacctttttgaaACTCTAATggcttttctctattttcttgcaGATcagaaatttcacataaaatatcTAATTAGGGACCTTTTTACCTCTACACATATGCCCACATTTTATTGGTTTCTCTGACAGGGGACAGtagcatcattttaaaataaaagtctgaTATCATTTGAGAAGCCAACCAAATATAAGGAAGGAAGATGAAAATGACATGTTTAATCAAAAGGCACTATAATAACCCTAAAATCTACTACCATGGTGGTGGTAGGCTAAAGAAGATTAAGCTACAGGAAAAACATGTAATGTAAATATTAGTGACTACATAGTAGGAAGTGAGTTTATTTTCCAATAGAGTATGGTACACTGACCATTTGGGCCCAATAGAATATTTGGCCCAGAAAAGGTCAAGATGGTTTGAGGTAAAGCCAAATGGAAAGACACAGGTATAACATAGTCTCCAAATAGATGGTGATAGATTCGTCTTCTTCTCAAGAAGCATTTGCTACACTTTGCTCCCTCCTCTCATGATCTCTATGGCTGCTCAAGCTGAAAGTTCCCTGCTCCTGCCTTTCAGGGGGTTCAGCAACCAGGAGAACTAGTTTTGGGGTTACCCAGGACTCTTGCTGTAATTTAGCATAGAATTTGGAGAACTTGGGACACATGAGGGAAGGGAGAGTAGATTGGGTGGTGCTCTCCCTAGTAGTTCTGAACAAAGTAAACCCTGAAGCATTCACATGTAAAGTCTAAGCCTCCCCAATCATTTTCAAACACCTCTACACAAGCCTCAAAATTTTGAAATCTTGCAGCAGCCAGGCTTTAGTTAAAGCTGCAGGAATCaaaaaaatcatcaaagaaattaGAATGAGACAACCCAGTCAGGAAATCCCAGTAATTAGTCTCAATCTTCTTTCCCCAATTTAAGATAAACCCTGTACTTGATGAGGGGTGTAGAAAGCTACAATGGAGCAAGCTGGGCCTTCTGCTGAACTTTTAATCAAATACCAagagaaaacagcaggcagcgtttccttttattttgactttatcttattttatttaaaaatagaataacctTCAAGTTATTCTATTATAAAGGAACGTGGCTGAACAGGTAGGAAACAGACTCTCCATTGTGAGTTCTCCGGATGGCTTCTGCAAGGATCATGGAGATGTCGATCACCCGTATTTTGGAGCAATCCTTCATCTTGTCCTCTTGAGGTATGGTATTGGTGACTACTACTGCTTCAAAGCAAGCGCTATTGATGCGAGAAATGGCCGGCCCAGAAAAGATCCCGTGAGTCAAGATCGCATAAACTCTGGTGGCTCCAGCTGAGAGAAGTTTGTCGGCTGCGAGGCAGAGGGTACCACAAGTGTCAGCCATGTCATCCACAAGGATGGCCACCCGATCCTTCACATCTCCCACTAGCACCATGCGGTCCACTTCATTGGCCTGCTTCCGTTCTTTGTGAATCAAGGCAAAGTCCACATTCAAATGGTCCGCAATGGAGGTCACTCTCTTAGCTCCACCAGCGTCGGGTGAGACGACGGTGCAGTCCCTCCACGCAGAGATGTTCTCTCGTATCCACCTCAAGACCACTGGCTCTGCACACAAATTGTCTACTGGGATATCAAAAAAGCCCTGAATCTGAGAAGCATGTAGATCCATCGTGATGATGTGATCCGCGCCTGCTGTAGACAACATATTCGCAACAAGCTTGGCGGAGATTGGAGCCCGGCTCTTGTCCTTCTTATCCTGCCGGGCGTACGGGAAGCACGGCATGACGGCGGAAACCCGGCTGGCCGAAGCAATCTTGCAGGCATGGATCATGATCAGAAGCTCCATCAGGCTGTCGTTGATTTCACCACAACCACTCTGAACGATGTAGACGTCCTTCCCACGCACACTCTCGCCGATTTCCACGCAGGTCTCCTGGTTGCTGAATTTCTTAGTCACCACCTTGCCCAGCTCCAGGCCCAGGCGGTCGGCAATTTTCTGGGATAAGTCCTGGTGGGAGCTGCCGCTGAAGATTTTGATGTTCGGCATCTTAACCAATGGCCCCAGACACTTTTCGTCCAGTTGTCACTGTTGCTACTGAGTTTAGCGGGGAAGTCGGGCCGTTACGGTCCCTTCCAGCGCGTGGCGCTAAATTGACCTCGGGTCATTTGAAAAACTTCCTGCTTGACACCCATTCGCACTTTTAAACTGAAGAGTCAAGACTTTCCAGTTCATggatatttagaaaaatagattttttttttttctattagtgcCTGTATTTGTCTTCTGGGGCTGCTTAAACAAATttgaacacataaaaatataaaactttgacCGGGCAAAACCCACAcgagtttaaaaagaaaataaccgaCTGTCACGTATTATTTTAGACTAAGTTCCTCCAATAGAGTGAGAAAAAGACATTCGAATGAAAAGTTGGAAAATGGTATAAATAAGCTATTCACAGTAAAAAATTTGAGTGGCCAACAAACGTGAAAAGATGCTGGTAATCAagaaaatgctacttattttcaCACATCAGGTAGGACAAAATTATTAGATAACGTCTTCTATTCTAATAAAATGTGTAAATGTGTAGATTTTGCAAGGGTAATTTTGCTTGTAAACTTTGACTTATCAtgtttatttctaggaatttatttcagAGAAGTATTTACAAGCACTCCCAAAATATGTTGATAATGATGTTTGTTGCTGTATTAATGCATTCAATAAAGATTTTGTGAGCACCCGGTGTACATCAGGTGTTGTACTACTTATACTTCTAGGGTATAAGATGGTGAGTGACAAATAGTAACCACCCTAGAattgtttataaaagcaaaatctgGAAACTAACAAGTTTTCATCAATAGGTAAATTATCAAATGCTTTATGGTAGATACATATGCAGCCATTAAAGAGACTGATTTATGTGCAATCATATGGAAATAtctccaaagattttttttataggTAAAAAGCTAgtcataaaatatatgcatagtattatatttatatatttaaaattatgtaatatcAAAAGCATCAAATCCCTTTAAAATGACTTAAAGTCCCTTTAAAATGGTTACCTTTGGAGAGGGAAGTAGGTTGTTAGAAGTTGAGGATGAAAGAGGAATGTTATATTTTAGTGCTATCTATTATCAGGGTATttgaattttcattatttttataataaaagacaaacaaaatgtaTTTGGTAATTAAGGGTTtgttagcaaattttaagtatagaGCTTCCACAATGTATTGGGGGTTGGAGTACTGGGGCAGGAAGTAGAAAGGACCATAAATACCAAGAATTTCAACAATGAACTGACTTTCATAAACATAGTGGAGGCATCAATCAGATACAGACTGTATATACATATCCTGCTAATTGTGTGCCTGACATTTGGATACTGGGATGTTTTCATTTAGTCTAAAACCAAAtcatcattttttcatattttaaaattaacaaataattgttgaatatatattttctcaCCCAACTTCTGAGCTTCCCCAGTGGGTTGGGTTCATGGATAGGATAAGCTCAAGAATAGAGTAAGGAATGGGGTAGGCAGCAGAGATGGGTAAGGTTCAGCAATGTCTgtgaaacacataaaaaaaaaaagtacttttataTATTGAATGAGCTATTGTTATAAAACCATATAAATAGCTATGTTAACAATGCTACGTCAAAATGACTTGCTGCTGATCCGATCACATCTGCTCTGACATCAACATACTTTTCTCCTCAGTTCAGACTCTTCATGTTTGACAGTACATGCCAGCTCATTTCTGTCCATAGACTTTCATTCATGTTCTTTCCTATCAAAAAGTCAACAGACCCACCTATACCATATAATTCTCATCCTTAGCCAGACTACATActgtgatttctaaagaaaatccTGTGGCTTAATTTAGAAGCACTAAAAAGTACTTGCAGCTACAATTAAGTCGATTTTTCTCTTAGTATTCTCAGTATGTcacacatttttccatttttaaagaaaaacaaaacagatttttaaatagatttaataTTACCTAAATAGGACTGAAtgctaatataaacatttaaaaaccatAGTTGGTTGCATTTTCCTTGAGGTGTTAAGTAGGAGAAATTTTTGTCTTGCTGCTATTTTTGCTCTAAGCTCTGGCTGTTGCTACACTTCATAGTTCCAAGGATTTGTCTAGAATCATGAAATGTTGAAGAATGGAAATGGCCTTAGAGACCACCCAATCTAATATCTCCATTCACAGACAGGGAACTAAGGCCCGGAGAAATGAAGCAATTTGTCTGGGATCTATCCGCTAATTAGAGGCAGAATGTGGATTGCAATGTGGGATTCCTGAATTTCCAAGTAGGTCTTTTTTTCATATATCACTCTTAGGCTTTTTCTTTGAGGTTTATCACAGTAAAGGACAAATTAAAAAGTAgtgcttaaatatttttctcttttatcaagCAACCTCAATAAagaacaacccccccccccccaaacatgagactggaaaattcttttgctttaaaaaaaataaaaactatttcagaaagaaaggaaccatTAGTAGTGTCATGGAAATATCTTCGTTGTTCTGACATTTCTGTTACTTGGATCTATTGCAAGAGGATTTAGCCACTGTTTACTTTGTTCTCTGTAGGTTAGAGAGACATTCATCTTCTCATTGACTTCTTCTGACAAAAGTCACAGGTAGGAATGATGCCTATTGAACACTTTCTCTCCACTTAATAATTGTTTCTTAATAAATTGCTCCGGAAATGAAAATTGTGATATAGAGAAAATGTCttatctttctcctttccaaGGCAAGCATATTTAAATGACATCTCCACAGATCTGGGAGAATTGTTATATTTGAAGGTCTTTTGAGTCAATACCCAGAAAATATATATTACCTTGGTAATAGTTTCTTGCTTTACTGATTATTCTTTTACCCTTCACAATTCCAACATAAATAATTCAAAGAGAGCCTTGATGCAGCTTGATCagctaagaagaaaagaaattcagtCAGTGCTTTCAGAAAGTGGAGAAAAATGGTTGttgtattttaagtgaaataaatgcttTCACTAAACATACTTGCAGTTGACAAAATGCTAGATGTTTAGGTGGCAATTATAGTTCTTTGATAAACTGTCAAATCTTGTCACAACACATGTTACAAACAAGGACAGATTTAGATGTCCTTTATGACAGCTTTGTGTAGGTTGAGAATGTGTGGCAGTTAATTTCAAGTAAGGAACATATTTTTCTCTCCAGCA comes from Cynocephalus volans isolate mCynVol1 chromosome 6, mCynVol1.pri, whole genome shotgun sequence and encodes:
- the PRPS1L1 gene encoding ribose-phosphate pyrophosphokinase 3; this translates as MPNIKIFSGSSHQDLSQKIADRLGLELGKVVTKKFSNQETCVEIGESVRGKDVYIVQSGCGEINDSLMELLIMIHACKIASASRVSAVMPCFPYARQDKKDKSRAPISAKLVANMLSTAGADHIITMDLHASQIQGFFDIPVDNLCAEPVVLRWIRENISAWRDCTVVSPDAGGAKRVTSIADHLNVDFALIHKERKQANEVDRMVLVGDVKDRVAILVDDMADTCGTLCLAADKLLSAGATRVYAILTHGIFSGPAISRINSACFEAVVVTNTIPQEDKMKDCSKIRVIDISMILAEAIRRTHNGESVSYLFSHVPL